In Trifolium pratense cultivar HEN17-A07 linkage group LG7, ARS_RC_1.1, whole genome shotgun sequence, a genomic segment contains:
- the LOC123897604 gene encoding protein HGH1 homolog isoform X1, which translates to MATELEELVSFLSSPSPQITKAAVDIVRGLTGSDEGLHSLANQAKALIPALSGLLTAPKEVSEAAAEALVNLSQNSNLAEEMVQLRLVETTMDVLYKPGCCVTRLLVMLLVNLTQLDAGTVSLLQTDDEKVRGLYVMKLVRSFCRTTHENDDDSFEHVGSILVNITKHQTGRELLLDPKRGLLKQIIRQFDSNSSLRKKGVSGTIRNCCFEAENQLQNLLLVSEFLWPALLLPVAGNKIYSEEDRKKMPLELGTALSIEREPVNDPEIRTQVLEAIYLILLQEAGRRAFWSVNGPRIVQVGYEDEEDPKVMGAFEQLGSLLVGGSGMEEPSTETTE; encoded by the exons ATGGCGACGGAGCTCGAAGAACTCGTCAGCTTCCTATCTTCTCCATCACCACAG ATAACAAAGGCCGCCGTTGATATAGTTCGCGGATTAACCGGTTCCGATGAGGGTTTGCATTCATTAGCCAATCAAGCAAAAGCCTTGATTCCTGCACTGTCCGGTCTCTTAACCGCACCCAAG GAGGTTTCTGAGGCTGCTGCTGAAGCTCTCGTGAATCTTTCGCAAAATTCAAATCTTGCGGAGGAGATGGTTCAGTTGAGACTTGTTGAAACGACAATGGATGTTTTGTATAAGCCTGGTTGTTGTGTTACCCGTTTGCTCGTTATGCTTTTGGTTAATCTCACTCAACTTGATGCTGGTACTGTTTCCTTGCTTCAG ACTGATGATGAGAAGGTGCGTGGATTATATGTTATGAAGCTTGTGAGATCATTTTGTAGAACCACACATGAGAATGATG ATGATTCTTTTGAACATGTTGGTTCCATACTTGTTAACATCACAAAGCACCAGACAGGGAGGGAGCTTCTACTCGACCCAAAACGGGGTCTCTTGAAGCAGATAATTAGACAGTTCGATTCAAACAGTTCGTTGAGAAAGAAAGGG GTCTCTGGAACTATTCGCAACTGTTGTTTTGAAGCTGAGAATCAGCTACAAAATTTGCTTTTAGTATCGGAGTTTCTATGGCCTGCATTACTTCTTCCAGTAGCCGGCAACAAG ATCTACAGTGAGGAGGACAGAAAGAAAATGCCACTTGAACTTGGGACTGCACTATCGATTGAACGTGAACCAGTTAATGATCCTGAAATTCGCACTCAAGTATTGGAAGCCATATATTTGATCTTATTGCAg GAGGCAGGCCGAAGAGCCTTTTGGTCTGTAAACGGGCCTAGAATAGTACAAGTTGGTTACGAAGATGAGGAAGATCCAAAAGTGATGGGAGCGTTTGAGCAACTGGGATCCTTG TTGGTTGGCGGCAGCGGTATGGAGGAACCATCCACTGAAACGACAGAGTAG
- the LOC123897604 gene encoding protein HGH1 homolog isoform X2, with protein sequence MATELEELVSFLSSPSPQITKAAVDIVRGLTGSDEGLHSLANQAKALIPALSGLLTAPKVSEAAAEALVNLSQNSNLAEEMVQLRLVETTMDVLYKPGCCVTRLLVMLLVNLTQLDAGTVSLLQTDDEKVRGLYVMKLVRSFCRTTHENDDDSFEHVGSILVNITKHQTGRELLLDPKRGLLKQIIRQFDSNSSLRKKGVSGTIRNCCFEAENQLQNLLLVSEFLWPALLLPVAGNKIYSEEDRKKMPLELGTALSIEREPVNDPEIRTQVLEAIYLILLQEAGRRAFWSVNGPRIVQVGYEDEEDPKVMGAFEQLGSLLVGGSGMEEPSTETTE encoded by the exons ATGGCGACGGAGCTCGAAGAACTCGTCAGCTTCCTATCTTCTCCATCACCACAG ATAACAAAGGCCGCCGTTGATATAGTTCGCGGATTAACCGGTTCCGATGAGGGTTTGCATTCATTAGCCAATCAAGCAAAAGCCTTGATTCCTGCACTGTCCGGTCTCTTAACCGCACCCAAG GTTTCTGAGGCTGCTGCTGAAGCTCTCGTGAATCTTTCGCAAAATTCAAATCTTGCGGAGGAGATGGTTCAGTTGAGACTTGTTGAAACGACAATGGATGTTTTGTATAAGCCTGGTTGTTGTGTTACCCGTTTGCTCGTTATGCTTTTGGTTAATCTCACTCAACTTGATGCTGGTACTGTTTCCTTGCTTCAG ACTGATGATGAGAAGGTGCGTGGATTATATGTTATGAAGCTTGTGAGATCATTTTGTAGAACCACACATGAGAATGATG ATGATTCTTTTGAACATGTTGGTTCCATACTTGTTAACATCACAAAGCACCAGACAGGGAGGGAGCTTCTACTCGACCCAAAACGGGGTCTCTTGAAGCAGATAATTAGACAGTTCGATTCAAACAGTTCGTTGAGAAAGAAAGGG GTCTCTGGAACTATTCGCAACTGTTGTTTTGAAGCTGAGAATCAGCTACAAAATTTGCTTTTAGTATCGGAGTTTCTATGGCCTGCATTACTTCTTCCAGTAGCCGGCAACAAG ATCTACAGTGAGGAGGACAGAAAGAAAATGCCACTTGAACTTGGGACTGCACTATCGATTGAACGTGAACCAGTTAATGATCCTGAAATTCGCACTCAAGTATTGGAAGCCATATATTTGATCTTATTGCAg GAGGCAGGCCGAAGAGCCTTTTGGTCTGTAAACGGGCCTAGAATAGTACAAGTTGGTTACGAAGATGAGGAAGATCCAAAAGTGATGGGAGCGTTTGAGCAACTGGGATCCTTG TTGGTTGGCGGCAGCGGTATGGAGGAACCATCCACTGAAACGACAGAGTAG